One Hippoglossus hippoglossus isolate fHipHip1 chromosome 13, fHipHip1.pri, whole genome shotgun sequence genomic window carries:
- the blvrb gene encoding flavin reductase (NADPH) gives MSESIKNVLIFGATGMSGLATLPLAVAAGYNVTVLVRDPAKLPADHRASRVVVGDVLNKEDVRTTMEGQDAVIIILGTHSDLSPTTMMSEGTKNIVEAMRARGIRKVVGCMSAFLLWDRSKVPLRMVPLTEDHDRMYTVLRASELDYVAVMPPHIDNDLPLTERYLTAENMLKGRAISKHDLGHFFVKCLSTSEWDGKTVGLWGEYK, from the exons ATGTCCGAGTCCATCAAGAACGTGTTGATCTTCGGGGCCACGGGAATGAGCGGGCTGGCGACTCTGCCCCTGGCGGTGGCTGCAG GGTACAATGTGACGGTGCTGGTGCGGGACCCCGCCAAGCTGCCTGCTGACCACAGGGCGTCCAGAGTGGTGGTGGGAGACGTCCTGAATAAAGAGGACGTGAGGACGACCATGGAGGGCCAGGACgctgtcatcatcatcctggGCACGCATAGTGACCTGa GCCCAACCACCATGATGTCTGAAGGCACCAAGAACATCGTGGAGGCCATGAGAGCTCGAGGGATCCGTAAAGTGGTCGGCTGCATGTCAG ccTTCCTGCTGTGGGATCGCTCCAAGGTCCCACTCCGTATGGTTCCCCTGACAGAGGACCACGACAGGATGTACACGGTGTTGAGAGCGTCCGAGCTGGACTACGTGGCCGTCATGCCTCCTCACATCGACA ACGACCTTCCTCTGACGGAGCGTTACCTGACAGCAGAGAACATGCTAAAGGGAAGAGCCATCTCCAAACACGACCTGGGACATTTCTTCGTCAAGTGTCTGTCCACCTCAGAGTGGGACGGCAAGACTGTCGGACTTTGGGGAGAGTACAAATGA
- the sertad3 gene encoding SERTA domain-containing protein 3 isoform X2 → MIMKGQKRKFPPEDVEVSDRSSLTWESQRQFVFSVSLSKYQRGQELPEPSLRRSVLIANTLRQISLEACGAPSVEVSPGGSSSELQAQEEEESIFTGVPSARHQPAEAVINGHSALSTGPVVSSGYSSSCVTTAISSILSALDSTIDGSPQAAPRSPLRSLENLSRSPEGSAAWVKQGVRGYGGGSWEPQEECRVRDSNVEVMWSSYLSDLTVEDLFQDIDTSLLERDMGVLGLRGSGGGFPAGEDLLRYLPPFSPSSHPFSLSLNQNLKCLPSFSSFSPMSSSSSSSPSLSSPPSSLFSGHNHAREGLELEHLMEILVES, encoded by the exons ATGATCATGAAGGGGCAGAAGCGCAAATTCCCACCGGAGGACGTGGAGGTTTCCGACAGGAGCAGCCTGACCTGGGAGAGCCAGCGACAGTTTGTGTTCTCCGTTTCCCTGAGCAAGTATCAGCGAGGCCAGGAGCTGCCGGAGCCCAGCCTGCGGAGGTCGGTGCTGATCGCCAACACGCTGCGGCAGATCAGCCTGGAGGCCTGCGGAGCGCCGTCTGTGGAGGTTTCACCAGGCGGCTCTTCATCTGAGCTCCAGGcgcaagaagaggaggagagtatTTTCACCGGAGTTCCTTCAGCAAGACACCAACCTGCAGAAGCGGTGATTAACGGCCACTCAGCACTTTCCACCGGCCCCGTGGTTTCCTCTGGTTACTCATCAAGTTGTGTTACAA CAGCCATTTCCTCCATTCTCTCCGCACTGGACTCCACCATTGACGGGAGCCCTCAGGCAGCTCCGCGGTCGCCCCTCCGCTCCTTGGAGAACCTGTCGAGGTCCCCGGAGGGAAGTGCAGCGTGGGTAAAACAGGGAGTCAGGGGTTATGGGGGGGGCAGCTGGGAGCCGCAGGAGGAGTGCAGGGTGCGGGATAGCAACGTGGAGGTGATGTGGTCCAGCTACCTCAGCGATCTCACCGTGGAAGATCTGTTCCAGGACATAGACACATCCCTGCTGGAGAGAGACATGGGAGTGCTTGGGCTCAGAGGCAGTGGAGGTGGATTCCCAGCCGGGGAGGATCTTCTCCGCTACCTGCcgcctttctctccctcctcgcaccccttctccctctcgCTCAACCAGAATCTGAAGTGTCTGCCTTCTTTCTCCTCATTCAGCCCGATGTCTTCCTCGTCGTCCTCTTCGCCTTCTCTCTCCTCGCCACCGTCTTCTCTCTTCTCCGGCCACAATCATGCAAGAGAAGGACTGGAGCTGGAGCACCTGATGGAGATCCTGGTGGAGTCCTGA
- the sertad3 gene encoding SERTA domain-containing protein 3 isoform X3 — MIMKGQKRKFPPEDVEVSDRSSLTWESQRQFVFSVSLSKYQRGQELPEPSLRRSVLIANTLRQISLEACGAPSVEVSPGGSSSELQAQEEEESIFTGVPSARHQPAEAVINGHSALSTGPVVSSGYSSSCVTTISSILSALDSTIDGSPQAAPRSPLRSLENLSRSPEGSAAWVKQGVRGYGGGSWEPQEECRVRDSNVEVMWSSYLSDLTVEDLFQDIDTSLLERDMGVLGLRGSGGGFPAGEDLLRYLPPFSPSSHPFSLSLNQNLKCLPSFSSFSPMSSSSSSSPSLSSPPSSLFSGHNHAREGLELEHLMEILVES, encoded by the exons ATGATCATGAAGGGGCAGAAGCGCAAATTCCCACCGGAGGACGTGGAGGTTTCCGACAGGAGCAGCCTGACCTGGGAGAGCCAGCGACAGTTTGTGTTCTCCGTTTCCCTGAGCAAGTATCAGCGAGGCCAGGAGCTGCCGGAGCCCAGCCTGCGGAGGTCGGTGCTGATCGCCAACACGCTGCGGCAGATCAGCCTGGAGGCCTGCGGAGCGCCGTCTGTGGAGGTTTCACCAGGCGGCTCTTCATCTGAGCTCCAGGcgcaagaagaggaggagagtatTTTCACCGGAGTTCCTTCAGCAAGACACCAACCTGCAGAAGCGGTGATTAACGGCCACTCAGCACTTTCCACCGGCCCCGTGGTTTCCTCTGGTTACTCATCAAGTTGTGTTACAA CCATTTCCTCCATTCTCTCCGCACTGGACTCCACCATTGACGGGAGCCCTCAGGCAGCTCCGCGGTCGCCCCTCCGCTCCTTGGAGAACCTGTCGAGGTCCCCGGAGGGAAGTGCAGCGTGGGTAAAACAGGGAGTCAGGGGTTATGGGGGGGGCAGCTGGGAGCCGCAGGAGGAGTGCAGGGTGCGGGATAGCAACGTGGAGGTGATGTGGTCCAGCTACCTCAGCGATCTCACCGTGGAAGATCTGTTCCAGGACATAGACACATCCCTGCTGGAGAGAGACATGGGAGTGCTTGGGCTCAGAGGCAGTGGAGGTGGATTCCCAGCCGGGGAGGATCTTCTCCGCTACCTGCcgcctttctctccctcctcgcaccccttctccctctcgCTCAACCAGAATCTGAAGTGTCTGCCTTCTTTCTCCTCATTCAGCCCGATGTCTTCCTCGTCGTCCTCTTCGCCTTCTCTCTCCTCGCCACCGTCTTCTCTCTTCTCCGGCCACAATCATGCAAGAGAAGGACTGGAGCTGGAGCACCTGATGGAGATCCTGGTGGAGTCCTGA
- the sertad3 gene encoding SERTA domain-containing protein 3 isoform X1: MIMKGQKRKFPPEDVEVSDRSSLTWESQRQFVFSVSLSKYQRGQELPEPSLRRSVLIANTLRQISLEACGAPSVEVSPGGSSSELQAQEEEESIFTGVPSARHQPAEAVINGHSALSTGPVVSSGYSSSCVTSRCPASCHSYTSNVPLSLGDEDEDWGSMTTDPDFSLSAAISSILSALDSTIDGSPQAAPRSPLRSLENLSRSPEGSAAWVKQGVRGYGGGSWEPQEECRVRDSNVEVMWSSYLSDLTVEDLFQDIDTSLLERDMGVLGLRGSGGGFPAGEDLLRYLPPFSPSSHPFSLSLNQNLKCLPSFSSFSPMSSSSSSSPSLSSPPSSLFSGHNHAREGLELEHLMEILVES; encoded by the coding sequence ATGATCATGAAGGGGCAGAAGCGCAAATTCCCACCGGAGGACGTGGAGGTTTCCGACAGGAGCAGCCTGACCTGGGAGAGCCAGCGACAGTTTGTGTTCTCCGTTTCCCTGAGCAAGTATCAGCGAGGCCAGGAGCTGCCGGAGCCCAGCCTGCGGAGGTCGGTGCTGATCGCCAACACGCTGCGGCAGATCAGCCTGGAGGCCTGCGGAGCGCCGTCTGTGGAGGTTTCACCAGGCGGCTCTTCATCTGAGCTCCAGGcgcaagaagaggaggagagtatTTTCACCGGAGTTCCTTCAGCAAGACACCAACCTGCAGAAGCGGTGATTAACGGCCACTCAGCACTTTCCACCGGCCCCGTGGTTTCCTCTGGTTACTCATCAAGTTGTGTTACAAGTAGGTGTCCGGCAAGCTGCCACTCGTATACATCAAATGTTCCCCTGTCTTTAGGAGACGAAGACGAGGACTGGGGGTCGATGACCACTGATCCTGATTTCTCCCTTTCAGCAGCCATTTCCTCCATTCTCTCCGCACTGGACTCCACCATTGACGGGAGCCCTCAGGCAGCTCCGCGGTCGCCCCTCCGCTCCTTGGAGAACCTGTCGAGGTCCCCGGAGGGAAGTGCAGCGTGGGTAAAACAGGGAGTCAGGGGTTATGGGGGGGGCAGCTGGGAGCCGCAGGAGGAGTGCAGGGTGCGGGATAGCAACGTGGAGGTGATGTGGTCCAGCTACCTCAGCGATCTCACCGTGGAAGATCTGTTCCAGGACATAGACACATCCCTGCTGGAGAGAGACATGGGAGTGCTTGGGCTCAGAGGCAGTGGAGGTGGATTCCCAGCCGGGGAGGATCTTCTCCGCTACCTGCcgcctttctctccctcctcgcaccccttctccctctcgCTCAACCAGAATCTGAAGTGTCTGCCTTCTTTCTCCTCATTCAGCCCGATGTCTTCCTCGTCGTCCTCTTCGCCTTCTCTCTCCTCGCCACCGTCTTCTCTCTTCTCCGGCCACAATCATGCAAGAGAAGGACTGGAGCTGGAGCACCTGATGGAGATCCTGGTGGAGTCCTGA
- the kcnk6 gene encoding potassium channel subfamily K member 6, with protein MHSVGKSWLLLTGFILFYIIYLLFGALVFSSIERPVEDKLRRDMDALKQDFLNQSCVNAASLELFLVKVLTANKYGVSVLRNSSVTSNWDLASSMFFANTLVTTVGYGHTTPLSDTGKAFSILYALIGVPFTMLVLTACVQRLMFPLVLAPVGLLQRSGMEPRPATAVHFLLLLVLVVLCFFVAPAAVFSTLEVSWSFLDGVYFSFISLCTIGLGDFVPGMQPGQKYRQLYQVSVMVYLFVGLMMMYLLLRTFHKMADLHGLTTFLQLPRCEESDQEEDREPIVESKRDDQAPPYLMDKAASKPLEPGSQPSYNTINKG; from the exons ATGCATTCTGTGGGCAAGTCgtggctgctgctgacaggCTTCATCCTCTTCTACATCATCTACCTGCTGTTCGGAGCCCTGGTGTTCTCCAGCATCGAGCGGCCGGTGGAGGACAAGCTGCGCCGGGACATGGACGCGCTGAAGCAGGACTTTCTGAACCAGAGCTGCGTCAACGCCGCGTCGCTCGAACTCTTTCTGGTCAAGGTGCTGACGGCCAACAAGTATGGCGTGTCCGTGCTCAGGAACTCCTCCGTCACCTCCAACTGGGACCTGGCATCGTCCATGTTCTTCGCCAACACCCTGGTCACGACTGTGG GTTATGGGCACACCACTCCTCTGTCCGACACGGGGAAGGCCTTCTCCATCCTCTACGCCCTGATAGGAGTCCCCTTCACCATGCTGGTCCTCACCGCCTGCGTCCAGAGGCTCATGTTCCCTCTGGTCCTCGCTCCCGTCGGCCTCCTGCAGCGTTCGGGGATGGAGCCTCGGCCGGCCACCGCCGTCcacttcctgttgctgctggtCCTCGTGGTGCTGTGCTTCTTCGTGGCCCCGGCCGCGGTGTTCAGCACGTTGGAGGTGTCCTGGTCCTTCTTGGATGGCGTGTACTTCAGCTTCATCTCGCTGTGCACCATCGGACTTGGGGATTTCGTTCCGGGGATGCAGCCTGGACAGAAGTACAGGCAGCTGTACCAGGTCTCTGTCATGG tCTACCTGTTTGTGGGTCTGATGATGATGTACCTCCTGCTGCGCACCTTCCACAAAATGGCCGACCTGCACGGCCTGACCACCTTCCTGCAGCTGCCGCGCTGCGAGGAGTCCGACCAGGAAGAGGACCGCGAGCCCATCGTGGAGAGCAAACGTGACGACCAGGCGCCGCCTTACCTGATGGACAAAGCCGCCAGTAAGCCCCTGGAGCCGGGCTCCCAGCCCTCGTACAACACCATCAACAAGGGCTGA